One genomic region from Conexibacter woesei DSM 14684 encodes:
- a CDS encoding ABC transporter ATP-binding protein, which yields MTAAAANPCASVRDLHVTLTRRGRDVRALRGVDLEIAPGEVVALVGESGSGKSVLGLALLGLLPAAARPRATGSVIVRDFDMLGPEPQRRRARRSALGAVFQDPSSGLDPTMTIGRQLREAVGDAGADPAELLERVGLDARTQVKRFPHQLSGGQRQRVMFALAIARGPALVIADEPTTALDVTVQAHVLDLVGTLRDELGCSFLFITHDLGVAARIADRAVVLYAGRHAESAPTRQLVAQPRHPYTRGLLASRIEPDATVATPLRPMGGGLPDPTAPPPGCAFASRCPSQVEACLTVLPQPQPVGEGRLVACLRADERQALADPAPLPPHEPRPRTDEHVLRLVGVAKQFAGARRLLGTAAAVRALEPTSLDVRRGEAVAIVGESGSGKSTLVRIAAGLERPDAGSVEREGSVQMVFQDAGGSLTPWATVGQLLAERARRGGVPSGEVAGRTRTALTRVGLSPDVLDQRAGELSGGQRQRVALARAVLVPPATLLCDEPTSALDVSLVATVLQLLRAVRDELGMAIVLVTHDLAVAAAMANRVVVMRSGRVVEQGDARDVLRRPQHEYTRTLLAAVPTLAAAGTGSGGVSLEASA from the coding sequence ATGACGGCGGCAGCCGCCAACCCCTGCGCGTCCGTCCGCGACCTGCACGTCACGCTCACGCGCCGCGGACGCGACGTCCGCGCGCTGCGCGGCGTCGACCTCGAGATCGCGCCGGGCGAGGTCGTCGCGCTCGTCGGCGAGTCCGGGTCGGGCAAGTCGGTGCTCGGGCTGGCGCTGCTCGGCCTGCTGCCGGCCGCCGCCCGGCCGCGCGCGACCGGGAGCGTGATCGTCCGCGACTTCGACATGCTCGGCCCCGAGCCGCAGCGCCGCCGTGCGCGGCGCTCGGCACTCGGCGCCGTCTTCCAGGACCCGTCGTCGGGCCTCGACCCGACGATGACGATAGGGCGCCAGCTGCGCGAGGCGGTCGGCGACGCGGGCGCCGACCCGGCCGAGCTGCTGGAACGGGTCGGCCTCGACGCGCGCACGCAGGTCAAGCGCTTCCCGCATCAGCTCAGCGGCGGGCAGCGCCAGCGCGTGATGTTCGCGCTCGCGATCGCGCGCGGCCCGGCGCTCGTGATCGCCGACGAGCCGACGACCGCGCTCGACGTGACGGTGCAGGCGCACGTCCTCGACCTCGTCGGGACGCTGCGCGACGAGCTCGGCTGCTCGTTCCTCTTCATCACGCACGACCTCGGCGTCGCGGCGCGGATCGCCGACCGCGCGGTCGTCCTCTACGCCGGGCGGCACGCTGAGTCGGCGCCGACGCGGCAGCTCGTCGCGCAGCCGCGTCACCCGTACACGCGGGGGCTGCTGGCCTCGCGGATCGAGCCCGACGCGACCGTCGCGACGCCGCTGCGCCCGATGGGCGGCGGGCTGCCCGACCCGACCGCGCCGCCGCCCGGCTGCGCGTTCGCGAGCCGCTGCCCGAGCCAGGTCGAGGCCTGCCTGACCGTCCTGCCGCAGCCGCAGCCGGTCGGCGAGGGTCGCCTCGTCGCGTGCCTGCGCGCCGACGAGCGGCAGGCGCTCGCGGACCCGGCGCCGCTGCCGCCGCACGAGCCGCGGCCGCGCACGGACGAGCACGTGCTGCGGCTCGTCGGCGTCGCGAAGCAGTTCGCCGGCGCCCGCCGCCTGCTCGGCACGGCCGCCGCCGTCCGCGCGCTCGAGCCGACGTCGCTCGACGTGCGGCGCGGCGAGGCGGTCGCGATCGTCGGCGAGAGCGGCTCCGGCAAGTCGACGCTCGTGCGGATCGCCGCCGGCCTCGAACGGCCGGACGCCGGCAGCGTCGAACGGGAAGGGTCGGTCCAGATGGTCTTCCAGGACGCCGGCGGCTCGCTGACGCCGTGGGCGACCGTCGGCCAGCTCTTGGCCGAGCGCGCGCGCCGCGGCGGCGTGCCGTCCGGCGAGGTCGCCGGCCGCACGCGCACGGCGCTGACGCGCGTCGGCCTCTCGCCCGACGTGCTCGACCAGCGCGCCGGCGAGCTGTCGGGCGGCCAGCGCCAGCGCGTCGCGCTCGCGCGCGCGGTGCTCGTGCCGCCCGCGACGCTGCTGTGCGACGAGCCGACGAGCGCGCTCGACGTCTCGCTCGTGGCGACGGTCCTCCAGCTGCTGCGCGCCGTGCGCGATGAGCTGGGGATGGCGATCGTGCTCGTGACGCACGACCTCGCGGTCGCCGCGGCGATGGCCAACCGCGTCGTCGTGATGCGGTCGGGCAGGGTCGTCGAGCAGGGCGACGCGCGCGACGTGCTGCGCCGCCCGCAGCACGAGTACACGCGCACGCTGCTCGCGGCCGTGCCGACGCTCGCGGCGGCGGGAACCGGCAGCGGCGGCGTGTCGCTGGAGGCGAGCGCATGA
- a CDS encoding ABC transporter substrate-binding protein → MRTSRVLAALACIGGLVAAGCGSATTNSDRPLSTLRVPFQSDVPGGVDPDVFYDVEGLQITNSAYEGLLGYADDGRLVGELATDWRAGADGRTYDFTLRPGVRFSDGTPFDAQAMKASFERRRQVDAGPAYMLADVEQVEALSPRRLRVRLSRPNAAFLDHLASPYGPKAVSPTAVQRHARDGDLAKGWLQTHTAGTGAYELTEAVPGQRFVMRASPTWRRSKPTVREVQFTVVPDAATQVTELRGGQLDLITHGLTTADVQALRGAGGAKVTTRPSTLRMMLYLNTAAGTLRDAEVRRAFLKFVDRDALVDTVYGDLARASDSFYPDGTSIARAAPLDVPVDPDQLRALSSRFTEPLVIGAVQGDGPAAGQIAQLLQGQLQQAGIKATTRDIPLAQVYDLTTRPSARPDVLIVTNVPDDLAPDSWSRVYLRTGGSVNWLSCSVPEADRLIDEAVVARGAARQRELGVEAAAAWMEHGCVLPLAELQNVTVSRKGVENVKGGPARPFAVDVDKLRQAR, encoded by the coding sequence ATGAGGACTTCCCGCGTCCTGGCGGCGCTCGCGTGCATCGGCGGTCTCGTCGCCGCCGGCTGTGGCTCCGCCACCACCAACAGCGATCGACCGCTCTCGACGCTGCGCGTCCCGTTCCAGTCGGACGTCCCCGGCGGGGTCGACCCCGACGTCTTCTACGACGTCGAAGGGCTGCAGATCACCAACTCGGCCTACGAGGGCCTGCTCGGCTACGCCGACGACGGCAGACTCGTCGGCGAGCTCGCGACCGATTGGAGAGCGGGCGCCGACGGGCGGACGTACGACTTCACGCTGCGCCCCGGCGTGCGCTTCTCGGACGGGACGCCGTTCGACGCGCAGGCGATGAAGGCGAGCTTCGAGCGCCGCAGACAGGTCGACGCCGGCCCCGCCTACATGCTCGCCGACGTCGAGCAGGTGGAGGCCCTCTCCCCGAGACGTCTGCGCGTGCGCCTGAGCAGACCGAACGCGGCGTTCCTCGACCACCTCGCCAGCCCCTACGGGCCGAAGGCCGTCAGCCCGACCGCGGTGCAGCGCCACGCCCGCGACGGCGACCTCGCGAAGGGCTGGCTGCAGACGCACACGGCCGGCACGGGCGCGTACGAGCTGACCGAGGCGGTGCCGGGGCAGCGCTTCGTGATGCGCGCCTCGCCGACGTGGAGACGCAGCAAGCCGACCGTGCGCGAGGTGCAGTTCACCGTCGTCCCGGACGCGGCGACGCAGGTCACCGAGCTGCGCGGCGGCCAGCTCGACCTCATCACGCACGGCCTCACGACCGCCGACGTGCAGGCGCTGCGCGGGGCCGGCGGCGCGAAGGTGACGACGCGCCCCTCGACCCTGCGCATGATGCTCTACCTCAACACCGCCGCGGGCACGCTGCGCGACGCTGAGGTGCGGCGCGCGTTCCTGAAGTTCGTCGACCGCGACGCGCTCGTCGACACCGTCTACGGGGATCTCGCGCGGGCGAGCGACAGCTTCTACCCGGACGGCACGTCGATCGCGAGAGCGGCGCCGCTCGACGTGCCGGTCGACCCCGACCAGCTCAGAGCGCTGTCGTCGCGCTTCACGGAGCCGCTCGTGATCGGGGCGGTGCAGGGAGACGGCCCCGCCGCTGGCCAGATCGCCCAGCTGCTCCAGGGACAGTTGCAGCAGGCAGGCATCAAGGCGACCACACGCGACATCCCGCTCGCGCAGGTGTACGACCTCACGACGCGCCCCTCCGCGCGCCCGGACGTCCTGATCGTCACCAACGTCCCTGACGACCTCGCGCCCGACAGCTGGTCGCGCGTCTACCTGCGCACCGGCGGCTCGGTCAACTGGCTCTCCTGCTCGGTGCCGGAGGCCGACCGGCTGATCGACGAGGCGGTCGTCGCTCGCGGCGCCGCCCGTCAGCGAGAGCTCGGCGTCGAGGCGGCCGCGGCGTGGATGGAGCACGGCTGCGTGCTGCCGCTCGCCGAGCTGCAGAACGTGACGGTCTCGCGCAAGGGCGTCGAGAACGTGAAGGGCGGCCCGGCACGGCCGTTCGCGGTCGACGTCGACAAGCTGCGGCAGGCGAGATGA
- a CDS encoding ABC transporter permease encodes MSAATQQLAGARRLSRLARPRPALVFVGVVVAVCLLGWLVAPHPVDLPSGRPLTGPSGAHLMGTDEGGRDIFSRVLLGARSTLLSVVAVIFGSLVIGGVVGTLAGLCGGVVDWACMRLTDLFLALPGPVLAIAIVAALGASLRNTLIAVAIVWWPLYARVVRGSVRQLVALPHVDAARMAGASGWRLAWRHVLPGVRSTLLVAASLDVGMLVLSLSLLSFLGLGSAPPAAELGAMAARGMPYLLQQWWVAVFPAAMLALMALAGNVAGDLLRDRGLER; translated from the coding sequence ATGAGCGCCGCGACGCAGCAGCTCGCGGGCGCGCGCCGGCTTTCGCGCCTCGCGCGCCCGCGCCCGGCGCTCGTCTTCGTCGGCGTCGTCGTCGCCGTCTGCCTGCTCGGCTGGCTGGTCGCGCCGCACCCGGTCGACCTGCCCTCGGGCAGACCGCTGACCGGCCCCAGCGGCGCTCACCTGATGGGCACCGATGAAGGTGGGCGCGACATCTTCAGCCGCGTCCTGCTCGGCGCGCGCTCGACGCTCCTCAGCGTCGTCGCGGTGATCTTCGGCTCGCTCGTGATCGGCGGCGTCGTCGGCACGCTCGCGGGGCTCTGCGGCGGCGTCGTCGACTGGGCCTGCATGCGGCTGACCGATCTCTTCCTGGCGCTGCCGGGTCCGGTGCTGGCGATCGCGATCGTGGCCGCGCTCGGCGCGTCGCTGCGCAACACGCTGATCGCGGTGGCGATCGTCTGGTGGCCGCTGTACGCGCGCGTCGTGCGCGGCAGCGTGCGCCAGCTCGTCGCGCTCCCGCACGTCGACGCCGCGCGGATGGCCGGCGCGAGCGGCTGGCGGCTGGCCTGGCGGCACGTGCTGCCGGGCGTGCGCTCGACGCTGCTCGTCGCCGCGAGCCTCGACGTCGGCATGCTCGTGCTGTCGCTCTCGCTGCTGTCGTTCCTCGGGCTCGGGTCGGCGCCGCCGGCTGCCGAGCTGGGCGCGATGGCAGCGCGCGGGATGCCCTACCTGCTGCAGCAGTGGTGGGTCGCGGTCTTCCCGGCGGCGATGCTCGCGCTGATGGCGCTCGCCGGGAACGTCGCCGGCGACCTGCTGCGCGACCGGGGGCTGGAGCGATGA